The following coding sequences are from one Macaca nemestrina isolate mMacNem1 chromosome 1, mMacNem.hap1, whole genome shotgun sequence window:
- the LOC105479468 gene encoding THAP domain-containing protein 3 isoform X2 produces the protein MPKSCAARQCCNRYSSRRKQLTFHRFPFSRPELLKEWVLNIGRGNFQPKQHTVICSEHFRPECFSAFGNRKNLKHNAVPTVFAFQDPTQVRENTDPASERGNASSSQKEKVLPERGAGEDSPGRKMDTALEELQLPPNAEGPVKQVSPWRPQATEVVGRPAGPAGLRRPPSKQPSDHSYALLDLDSLKKKLFLTLKENEKLRKRLQAQRLVMQRMSSRLRACKGHRGLQARLGPEQQS, from the exons GTTTCCGTTCAGCCGCCCGGAGCTGCTGAAGGAGTGGGTGCTGAACATTGGCCGGGGCAACTTCCAGCCCAAGCAGCACACGGTCATCTGCTCTGAGCACTTCCGGCCAGAGTGCTTCAGCGCCTTTGGAAACCGCAAGAACCTGAAGCACAACGCCGTGCCCACGGTGTTTGCCTTTCAGGACCCCACACAG GTGAGGGAGAACACAGACCCTGCCAGTGAGAGAGGAAATGCCAGCTCTTCTCAGAAAGAAAAG GTCCTCCCTGAGAGGGGGGCCGGAGAGGACAGCCCTGGGAGAAAGATGGACACTGCGCTTGAAGAGCTTCAGTTGCCCCCAAATGCCGAAGGCCCCGTAAAACAG GTCTCGCCATGGAGGCCACAAGCAACAGAGGTTGTTGGCCGGCCGGCCGGCCCTGCGGGCCTGAGAAGGCCTCCGTCCAAGCAGCCATCTGATCACAGCTATGCCCTTTTGGACTTAGATTCCCTGAAGAAAAAACTCTTCCTCActctgaaggaaaatgaaaagctCCGGAAGCGCTTGCAGGCCCAGAGGCTGGTGATGCAAAGGATGTCCAGCCGCCTCCGTGCCTGCAAAGGGCACAGGGGACTGCAGGCCAGACTTGGGCCGGAGCAGCAGAGCTGA
- the LOC105479468 gene encoding THAP domain-containing protein 3 isoform X1, with protein sequence MPKSCAARQCCNRYSSRRKQLTFHRFPFSRPELLKEWVLNIGRGNFQPKQHTVICSEHFRPECFSAFGNRKNLKHNAVPTVFAFQDPTQQVRENTDPASERGNASSSQKEKVLPERGAGEDSPGRKMDTALEELQLPPNAEGPVKQVSPWRPQATEVVGRPAGPAGLRRPPSKQPSDHSYALLDLDSLKKKLFLTLKENEKLRKRLQAQRLVMQRMSSRLRACKGHRGLQARLGPEQQS encoded by the exons GTTTCCGTTCAGCCGCCCGGAGCTGCTGAAGGAGTGGGTGCTGAACATTGGCCGGGGCAACTTCCAGCCCAAGCAGCACACGGTCATCTGCTCTGAGCACTTCCGGCCAGAGTGCTTCAGCGCCTTTGGAAACCGCAAGAACCTGAAGCACAACGCCGTGCCCACGGTGTTTGCCTTTCAGGACCCCACACAG CAGGTGAGGGAGAACACAGACCCTGCCAGTGAGAGAGGAAATGCCAGCTCTTCTCAGAAAGAAAAG GTCCTCCCTGAGAGGGGGGCCGGAGAGGACAGCCCTGGGAGAAAGATGGACACTGCGCTTGAAGAGCTTCAGTTGCCCCCAAATGCCGAAGGCCCCGTAAAACAG GTCTCGCCATGGAGGCCACAAGCAACAGAGGTTGTTGGCCGGCCGGCCGGCCCTGCGGGCCTGAGAAGGCCTCCGTCCAAGCAGCCATCTGATCACAGCTATGCCCTTTTGGACTTAGATTCCCTGAAGAAAAAACTCTTCCTCActctgaaggaaaatgaaaagctCCGGAAGCGCTTGCAGGCCCAGAGGCTGGTGATGCAAAGGATGTCCAGCCGCCTCCGTGCCTGCAAAGGGCACAGGGGACTGCAGGCCAGACTTGGGCCGGAGCAGCAGAGCTGA